In the genome of Aequorivita sp. H23M31, the window AGATTATAGTTTTTCTCGGTCTTGCGTCTGCCACCTACGCTCAGGATTCAGCGTATAAGTACGCTGAGGCTCCGGCGAACAAGCCGTTTCTGGTTCTACCAAACAATTCTACTTTCTCTCTTCCCCATTCTAAATAAATTCACTTACTTTTGCCTTGTTTAAATTCAATCTAAATAAAAATCAGTGGCTACTATTGCTTCACTTAAAAAAGGTCAACGGGGGATTATCAAGGAATTTTCTTTGGAACATGTGCCATTAAAGTTATTGGAAATGGGCTGTTTACCTGGAAACGAAGTAAAATTGGTTCAAATTGCTCCATTTCGAGATCCTTTATATCTGGATATAAATGGCAGTCATCTCGCCATCCGTTTGGAAACTGCCCGACAGATTGAAATTGACCTAATATAATTTTTAAAATAATCCGCTGGCTACTGAGCGGAGCCGAAGTATGGCCAAACACATTAACGTTGCACTTTTAGGAAATCCCAATACCGGAAAAACTTCTGTTTTCAATCGGTTAACAGGATTAAACCAAAAAGTAGGAAACTATCCGGGCATTACTGTGGAAAAAAAGCAGGGAACAGCAAAGTTTGGCAGAGCGAGTACAGTCCATATTTTGGATTTACCCGGAACTTATAGCTTAAATGCCTCTTCGCTCGATGAAAATGTGGTTATCGAATTACTTCTCAACAAAAAAGACAAAGACTTTCCAGATGTTGCCGTTGTTGTTGCAGATGTTGAAAACTTGAAGCGAAATCTTTTGCTTTTTACTCAAATAAAGGATTTGGGGATTCCTACGATTCTTTCCATAAATATGGCTGACCGGATGAAATCAAAAGCAATTTCCTTGGATGTTGAGCAAATGGAGAAAAGGCTCAATACGAAAATTGCGCTAATAAGTTCCCGAAAAAATCTCGGTTTTGATTACTTAAAGAAATTGATTGAAAATTACAACCAGCTTCCTACAAAACCCTGTCTGAACGCCTCCAATATCGCTCCAGAATATTTTGATCGTTTAAGAAAAGCCTTTCCCAACCAAGATCTTTATAAATTATGGTTGGTCATTACCCAAGAT includes:
- a CDS encoding FeoA family protein; translated protein: MATIASLKKGQRGIIKEFSLEHVPLKLLEMGCLPGNEVKLVQIAPFRDPLYLDINGSHLAIRLETARQIEIDLI